One genomic segment of Methanobacterium spitsbergense includes these proteins:
- a CDS encoding RraA family protein, whose product MKGKLSPENFLFQFSNKSSSSKLSSSTLTTSQVSDAMRNITDQTGVLEGLKPVKNSFKIMGNATTVKTSANDWGTVIKGIYAAEKGDILIICCDNDDPAVWGEMASTTAQIEGLSGTVVYGASRDVSGVKKVDYPVFSRAIIPNAGKPLAEGKINIPIICGETTIHPGDLIIGDECGVVCVPHEIAEEVFKEAYNILSNEDNLVLQLKNGKSFLDILDIK is encoded by the coding sequence ATGAAGGGGAAACTCTCTCCTGAAAATTTTTTATTTCAATTTTCGAATAAATCTTCAAGTTCAAAGTTATCTAGCTCAACCTTAACAACATCACAGGTATCGGATGCAATGAGAAATATAACCGATCAAACTGGGGTTCTTGAAGGATTAAAACCTGTAAAAAATAGTTTCAAAATTATGGGTAATGCCACAACTGTAAAAACCTCTGCCAATGACTGGGGAACAGTTATAAAAGGCATATATGCTGCAGAAAAGGGAGATATCCTGATTATATGTTGTGATAATGATGATCCTGCAGTTTGGGGCGAAATGGCATCTACGACTGCCCAAATAGAAGGTCTTTCTGGAACTGTAGTTTATGGTGCCAGTAGAGATGTTTCAGGAGTTAAAAAAGTAGATTACCCTGTATTTTCGAGGGCTATTATTCCCAATGCAGGAAAGCCTCTGGCAGAAGGAAAGATTAACATTCCAATCATATGTGGGGAAACAACAATACACCCCGGTGATCTTATAATTGGGGATGAATGTGGTGTTGTCTGTGTTCCTCATGAAATAGCTGAGGAAGTCTTCAAAGAGGCGTATAATATATTAAGTAACGAAGACAATTTAGTGCTTCAGCTTAAAAATGGAAAATCATTTCTAGACATTTTAGATATTAAATAA
- a CDS encoding DUF211 domain-containing protein has product MAKGLIRIVLDILKPHEPIIPSFAKYLSEIRGVDGVNITLMEIDKETENIKVTMQGDDLDFDEITKAIEEYGGSIHSVDEVVAGTKLIEEVTTPQD; this is encoded by the coding sequence GTGGCAAAAGGCCTAATAAGAATAGTTCTGGACATATTAAAACCTCATGAACCAATAATTCCCTCATTTGCTAAATATCTAAGTGAAATACGTGGAGTTGATGGAGTTAATATCACACTTATGGAAATTGATAAGGAAACTGAAAATATCAAAGTTACAATGCAGGGAGATGACTTGGATTTTGATGAAATTACCAAAGCCATAGAAGAATATGGTGGATCAATTCATAGTGTTGATGAAGTTGTTGCTGGAACAAAATTAATTGAAGAAGTTACAACTCCTCAGGATTGA
- a CDS encoding toprim domain-containing protein produces the protein MSFKKLSCIMEELKICAEQGMPILIEGKKDEKALKYLGINGNFIQVSGSGLKLFEIAEIAAESSSKVIILTDFDKKGIELAKRLAEDIQSLGSYPNLEIRRKIMGITRKFIKDIESLPRHMKQLELEECPNGVNDSYYHQHFCFRY, from the coding sequence ATGAGTTTTAAAAAATTGTCTTGTATTATGGAGGAACTCAAGATCTGTGCGGAGCAGGGAATGCCAATACTTATCGAGGGAAAAAAAGATGAAAAAGCTTTAAAATATCTTGGTATAAATGGCAATTTCATTCAAGTCTCAGGCTCAGGATTAAAATTATTCGAAATAGCAGAGATAGCGGCAGAATCATCCTCTAAAGTAATTATACTTACTGACTTTGATAAAAAAGGCATAGAACTTGCCAAAAGACTTGCTGAGGATATACAAAGTCTTGGTTCTTACCCCAATCTTGAGATACGGAGAAAGATCATGGGTATTACCCGTAAATTTATTAAAGATATTGAGAGCCTCCCAAGACATATGAAACAATTAGAACTCGAAGAATGCCCAAATGGTGTAAATGATAGTTACTATCATCAGCATTTCTGTTTCAGATACTGA